One Picrophilus oshimae DSM 9789 genomic region harbors:
- a CDS encoding MFS transporter, whose amino-acid sequence MSSLYLEGYLIDRFNRKKLFLIFNVLLLFIYSALAFERSLMWLYSVSFLSQAITAISVDSFRAITKDILDKNEMSNGISISQIGRGLSYILGDLLAGAFLIFFQRTFFVFFIIMAILSIIMLYNTGLKDVKPAPKHKKTKYRDAFPYILAVLPVMVLSFILAGSSSALDVYSAYIISTYLKSGILWYTLFIVAFPFGSIIAGFYIASHRKNISRFFVLLMLPFAFLLLFISISAYAFEIVIAAVLLGIISAFINIKITAYITINTPGEMIGRVNALYYTMIASSAPLLTFVYSALGTFFNPMIIIFCTGIVVILLLIPIYIYVERYLRNHPS is encoded by the coding sequence TTGTCATCTTTATACCTTGAGGGTTACCTTATTGATAGATTTAATAGGAAAAAATTATTTTTAATATTCAATGTCCTTCTACTTTTTATTTATTCTGCACTTGCCTTTGAAAGGTCTTTAATGTGGTTGTACAGTGTTTCATTTTTATCTCAGGCAATAACTGCTATATCAGTTGATTCTTTTAGAGCTATTACCAAAGACATTTTAGATAAAAACGAAATGTCAAATGGTATATCAATTTCTCAAATAGGAAGAGGGCTCTCATATATATTGGGAGATCTGTTGGCCGGGGCTTTTCTAATATTTTTTCAAAGAACTTTTTTTGTTTTTTTTATTATAATGGCAATTTTGTCAATAATTATGCTTTATAATACAGGGTTAAAAGATGTAAAACCTGCACCAAAACATAAAAAAACGAAATATCGGGATGCCTTCCCATATATTCTGGCAGTCTTACCGGTTATGGTATTAAGTTTTATATTAGCGGGAAGTTCTTCAGCATTAGACGTATACAGTGCTTATATTATTTCTACCTATTTGAAGTCTGGTATATTATGGTATACTTTATTTATAGTGGCATTTCCATTTGGTAGCATTATCGCTGGCTTTTATATTGCAAGCCATAGGAAAAATATTAGCAGGTTTTTTGTTTTGTTAATGTTACCCTTTGCATTTTTACTTTTGTTCATATCCATTTCAGCTTATGCCTTTGAAATAGTGATTGCGGCTGTTTTACTTGGCATAATAAGTGCATTTATTAATATTAAAATAACAGCGTATATTACCATAAATACTCCAGGGGAAATGATTGGCAGGGTGAATGCACTCTACTATACGATGATAGCCTCTAGTGCACCTCTGCTAACATTTGTATATAGCGCATTGGGAACATTTTTTAATCCTATGATAATTATCTTTTGCACTGGAATTGTTGTCATTCTTTTGCTCATTCCAATTTACATTTATGTTGAAAGGTATTTAAGGAATCATCCTTCCTAA
- a CDS encoding DNA topoisomerase I, with translation MTLNLIIAEKMDAGRRIAYILSKKTSKQKRSKGSFYIEFESNNERNVLVPLSGHVLEADFPSDFKDWLKSDLNLLIDSRIVYNVKNQRAINTLKNFKDADNIIIATDYDREGELIGTEVLKFLNAKNIKRAKFSALTEKEINDAFSNTINVDYNLADSAQAREEIDLIWGAVLTRFFSIASNRLWKDFISVGRVQTPTLGLIYKREMEIRSFVPEKYYKIKITFNKNRDFDAYYNNELKDRKTAEKIFSEVKNMPGRVKSFDKEEYYIYRPAPFNTNEFLREASYLGISPARAMNIAEKLYMQGLISYPRTDNTVYNKSINLKSIVEKLKKSEFSMEADLVLSQEKILPSRGKTEATDHPPIYPVSVPSKELTGDYKKIYELIVRRFLATLYKNAVAVRSTALIDVNGHDFISEGNIIKENGWYDIYKYKSYREYFVPDLEKNEVLNGRDYELQEKETEPPRRYDVSSLLKAMESLNLGTKSTRHDIIDKLYSRNFVTGNPVKITPLGEGFIKSIIDTNPRISEPEMTAELEMDMDKIASGTKTKDDVVNESRRMLHSVLNDFQGRTSEINKTINDYLNTGESLGRCPLDGNELFLIKYRDHYKIKCGDENCRIDFNIYSNGRIQLNDSKCPVCSLPMIKIIRKGQSPEVKCIDPACDYNKEKDIYGTCPADGGNLVLRQSRYGKRFLGCSNYPKCTVTYPLPQKGILKKTDKKCQYCGAPIIVLINGRRHFEFCPKIDCEFNRGGKIEKNKV, from the coding sequence ATGACGTTAAATTTGATAATAGCTGAAAAGATGGATGCGGGCAGAAGAATAGCCTATATATTATCAAAAAAGACATCAAAACAGAAGAGGTCAAAGGGTTCATTTTACATTGAATTTGAATCAAACAATGAGAGAAACGTCCTTGTGCCATTAAGCGGGCATGTACTTGAGGCAGATTTCCCTTCAGATTTTAAAGACTGGTTAAAATCGGATTTAAATCTATTAATAGATTCAAGAATAGTTTATAATGTTAAAAACCAGCGTGCAATAAACACATTAAAGAATTTCAAGGATGCGGATAATATAATAATAGCAACCGACTATGACCGCGAGGGTGAATTAATAGGCACAGAGGTTCTAAAATTTCTAAATGCGAAAAATATTAAAAGGGCAAAGTTCAGTGCGTTAACAGAGAAGGAGATAAATGATGCATTTTCAAACACAATAAACGTTGATTACAATCTTGCAGATTCCGCCCAGGCCAGGGAGGAGATTGATTTAATCTGGGGCGCGGTTCTTACAAGGTTCTTTTCAATAGCAAGCAACAGGTTATGGAAGGATTTTATATCTGTTGGCAGGGTTCAAACGCCAACGCTCGGCCTCATTTATAAGCGTGAGATGGAGATAAGATCCTTCGTTCCTGAGAAGTATTATAAAATAAAGATAACATTCAATAAAAATAGGGATTTTGATGCATATTATAATAATGAACTAAAGGATAGGAAAACAGCAGAAAAAATATTTTCTGAGGTAAAAAATATGCCGGGAAGGGTAAAATCTTTTGATAAGGAGGAATATTACATATACAGGCCGGCACCTTTTAATACAAATGAATTTCTCAGGGAGGCTTCATATCTTGGTATATCACCTGCAAGGGCCATGAACATAGCCGAAAAGCTTTACATGCAGGGATTAATAAGCTATCCAAGAACAGATAACACCGTTTATAATAAATCGATAAATCTAAAATCAATAGTTGAAAAATTAAAGAAATCAGAGTTTTCAATGGAGGCTGATCTTGTTTTATCACAGGAAAAAATATTGCCATCCAGGGGTAAGACCGAGGCCACTGATCATCCGCCAATATATCCTGTATCTGTTCCATCAAAGGAGTTAACAGGCGATTACAAAAAGATCTATGAATTAATTGTAAGGCGCTTCCTGGCAACACTTTATAAAAATGCCGTTGCAGTAAGATCTACTGCATTAATAGATGTAAACGGCCATGATTTTATATCTGAAGGTAACATAATAAAGGAAAACGGCTGGTATGACATATACAAATATAAAAGCTACAGGGAATACTTTGTTCCTGATCTCGAAAAAAACGAGGTTTTAAACGGCAGGGACTATGAGCTGCAGGAAAAGGAAACAGAGCCGCCAAGGAGGTACGATGTATCATCACTTTTAAAGGCAATGGAATCATTGAACCTTGGAACGAAAAGCACCAGGCACGATATAATAGACAAGCTCTACAGCAGGAATTTTGTTACAGGAAACCCTGTTAAAATAACGCCGCTAGGCGAAGGATTTATAAAATCAATTATTGATACCAATCCAAGGATCAGTGAGCCGGAGATGACAGCGGAGCTTGAAATGGATATGGATAAAATAGCATCTGGAACGAAAACAAAGGACGACGTTGTAAACGAATCCAGAAGGATGCTGCATTCAGTTTTAAACGATTTCCAGGGCAGGACCAGCGAGATAAATAAAACGATAAATGATTATTTAAACACCGGCGAGAGCCTTGGAAGGTGCCCACTGGATGGCAATGAATTATTTTTAATAAAATACCGTGATCATTATAAAATAAAATGCGGGGACGAAAACTGCAGGATAGATTTTAATATATATTCAAACGGCAGGATACAATTAAATGATTCAAAATGCCCTGTATGCTCCCTGCCAATGATAAAGATAATAAGAAAAGGGCAGTCTCCAGAGGTTAAATGCATTGATCCTGCCTGTGATTACAATAAAGAAAAGGACATATATGGAACATGCCCGGCTGATGGTGGAAACCTGGTTTTAAGGCAGTCCAGATACGGAAAACGCTTCCTGGGATGCTCAAACTATCCAAAATGCACGGTTACATACCCGTTGCCGCAGAAGGGGATTTTAAAGAAAACGGATAAAAAATGTCAGTACTGTGGTGCGCCAATCATTGTTTTAATAAACGGGAGGCGCCATTTTGAGTTCTGCCCGAAAATAGACTGCGAGTTCAACAGGGGTGGTAAAATTGAGAAGAATAAGGTCTGA
- a CDS encoding presenilin family intramembrane aspartyl protease PSH, giving the protein MVKLRRIRSEISIIIMFILSSLFSLYISSNLIVSNPSLKGSGDAMAPVYIIYYLIAVIAFTVLILFLIKRYAKAIKYIFVLLIIYMIFFVSAIIAGIVSTSLIEYFSIILFITGLFAYLLIFHNEWYIMDAAGFLMVSGAAAVFGTFLNPYYAMVLLIAFAIYDYVSVYKTKHMVTLARAAVDNSYPLLFVMPSRSGLKLQNLTFDNRGENNVLMLGFGDMAIPEILIVSSYIFDQRLIFIILPLAGAIMALIVLFFFNNGKPAPGLPYINTGVIAGFLLSLLISFI; this is encoded by the coding sequence GTGGTAAAATTGAGAAGAATAAGGTCTGAGATCTCAATAATAATAATGTTTATATTATCATCTTTATTCTCACTTTACATCTCATCTAACTTAATTGTTTCAAATCCATCATTAAAGGGCAGCGGCGATGCCATGGCCCCGGTTTATATAATATATTATTTAATAGCGGTCATTGCATTCACAGTTTTAATACTGTTTTTGATAAAAAGATATGCAAAGGCAATAAAATACATCTTTGTTTTATTAATTATATACATGATCTTCTTTGTGTCTGCAATAATAGCAGGCATTGTTTCAACGTCTTTAATAGAGTACTTTTCAATAATATTATTTATAACAGGATTGTTTGCATATTTATTAATATTCCACAATGAATGGTACATTATGGATGCGGCGGGATTTTTAATGGTTTCAGGTGCTGCAGCCGTTTTTGGAACGTTTTTAAATCCATACTATGCCATGGTGCTTTTAATTGCCTTTGCAATCTATGATTATGTATCTGTCTATAAAACAAAGCACATGGTGACACTTGCCAGGGCGGCAGTTGATAATTCATATCCATTGCTGTTCGTCATGCCATCCAGATCAGGATTAAAGCTTCAGAATTTAACATTTGACAACCGCGGTGAAAACAACGTTTTAATGCTCGGCTTTGGTGATATGGCAATACCCGAGATACTAATAGTTTCATCCTATATCTTTGACCAGAGATTAATATTTATTATATTGCCGCTTGCCGGTGCGATAATGGCATTAATAGTGCTCTTCTTCTTTAACAATGGAAAGCCAGCACCAGGATTGCCATACATAAACACAGGTGTAATAGCAGGCTTTTTATTATCGCTTTTAATATCTTTCATTTAA
- the purH gene encoding bifunctional phosphoribosylaminoimidazolecarboxamide formyltransferase/IMP cyclohydrolase — protein sequence MNILVSVSDTSGLTDLLRHLNGDVYATPGTFKFLSDSGIKAKRISDITGFDDLLNGRVKTLHPAVFSGILSRRDEQSEADLKRYNYFDFDIVICNLYNFESYIDKSIEDMIENIDIGGLSLIRAAAKNYQHVTVASSPEDYNIIIKDLRDGEISLRTRETLALRAFARAAYYDMIIYKSLYKRLNNDEPEELFIHGYDRTKLRYGENPDQAGFLYRTDDEYGIPNAVQLNGKELSYNNIIDADSALETVLEFDEPTAVIVKHRTPSGVSSADNIRDAFINAYSSDEESAYGFVLALNRKVDEETAMELSKHYIEVLIAPDYDEPALNILKKKKNLRILKAVFRRNNSYVFQSIPGGLLMQSPLRSDFTEMKCMTIEADERTKKDLLFAWRVSAHCKSNAIVLAKNLTTTGIGAGQTSRIESLRIAVQRSNGNAKGSVMASDGFIPFNDSIIEANKNGIKAIIEPGGSIRDNDVIQKAIEYKIPLYFTGKRVFLH from the coding sequence ATGAATATACTTGTTAGTGTATCTGACACATCCGGACTTACAGATCTTTTAAGGCATTTAAATGGAGATGTATATGCAACGCCAGGCACGTTTAAATTTTTATCTGATTCAGGAATAAAGGCAAAAAGAATCTCTGATATAACAGGCTTCGATGACCTTTTAAATGGCCGTGTAAAGACACTGCATCCTGCCGTTTTTTCAGGCATTCTATCAAGGAGGGACGAGCAGAGCGAGGCCGATTTAAAAAGATACAATTATTTTGATTTTGACATTGTTATATGCAATTTATACAACTTTGAATCATATATAGATAAATCCATAGAAGATATGATAGAAAATATTGATATCGGCGGGCTATCACTAATCAGGGCTGCTGCCAAGAACTATCAGCATGTTACCGTTGCATCAAGTCCTGAGGATTATAACATTATAATAAAGGATCTAAGGGATGGTGAAATATCATTAAGGACAAGGGAAACCCTGGCATTAAGGGCATTCGCCAGGGCGGCGTACTATGATATGATAATATACAAAAGCCTTTATAAGAGGTTGAATAACGATGAGCCAGAGGAGCTTTTTATCCATGGTTACGACAGAACAAAGTTAAGATACGGCGAGAATCCAGATCAGGCAGGCTTCCTGTACAGAACAGATGATGAATATGGAATACCAAATGCTGTTCAGCTAAACGGAAAGGAATTATCATATAATAATATAATAGATGCAGATTCGGCCCTTGAAACGGTCCTTGAATTCGATGAGCCTACCGCTGTTATAGTAAAGCACAGGACGCCCTCAGGCGTTTCATCAGCAGATAATATCAGGGATGCATTTATAAATGCATATTCATCTGACGAGGAATCGGCATACGGTTTTGTTCTTGCATTAAACAGAAAAGTTGATGAGGAAACGGCCATGGAGCTATCAAAGCATTATATAGAGGTTTTAATAGCACCTGACTATGATGAGCCGGCACTGAACATATTAAAGAAGAAAAAGAACCTTAGAATATTAAAGGCTGTTTTCAGAAGAAATAACAGTTACGTTTTTCAATCGATACCTGGTGGCTTATTAATGCAGAGCCCGCTAAGATCAGATTTTACCGAGATGAAATGCATGACCATCGAGGCAGATGAAAGAACAAAGAAGGATCTTTTATTTGCCTGGAGGGTCTCTGCGCACTGCAAAAGCAATGCAATAGTGCTTGCAAAAAACCTCACAACAACAGGTATAGGTGCTGGACAGACATCAAGAATAGAGTCATTGAGAATAGCCGTTCAGAGATCAAATGGAAATGCAAAGGGCTCTGTTATGGCATCTGATGGCTTTATACCGTTTAATGATTCCATAATAGAGGCAAATAAAAACGGAATAAAGGCAATCATTGAGCCCGGTGGCTCAATACGCGATAATGATGTAATACAAAAGGCCATTGAATATAAAATACCGCTTTACTTTACCGGTAAAAGGGTATTTTTACATTAA
- a CDS encoding methionine adenosyltransferase has translation METLKTRNIQVEAIKQSPTASREVEIVERKGIGHPDSVADGIAEAVSRSLSKYYIKNYGRILHHNTDQVEVVGGQSDPRFGGGVVLEPSYILISGRATSTVNGERIPVKSIAIKAAKDYLREHFRDLEIDSDVMIDSRIGNGSIDLRGLYDTRKFKANDTSFGVGFAPFTDTETIVKATEKYINGDLKKSLPQIGYDIKVMGFRKNRTINLTVAAAYVDKYVKDPDEYYSVKEELVNKITDNALKYTNNDVQVFVNTGDIKDDKVYYLTVTGLSMENGDDGSVGRGNRVNGLITPYRPMSMEAAAGKNPVTHVGKLYNVLSNIIANDIVKEEGGDIKEVLVRIVSQIGRPVDEPHVASIQVIYEDNVDPSKHKNNITAIADDRIAHISDLTNMFVDGKLDVF, from the coding sequence ATGGAAACCTTAAAAACAAGAAACATACAGGTAGAGGCAATAAAACAGAGCCCGACGGCAAGCAGGGAAGTTGAAATTGTTGAGAGGAAGGGCATAGGACATCCTGACAGTGTTGCTGATGGTATTGCAGAGGCCGTCAGCAGATCACTTAGTAAATATTATATTAAAAACTACGGAAGGATTTTGCATCATAATACAGACCAGGTGGAGGTCGTTGGCGGCCAGTCAGACCCAAGATTTGGTGGTGGCGTCGTTCTTGAGCCTTCATATATATTAATAAGCGGAAGGGCGACATCAACGGTAAACGGTGAGAGAATACCTGTAAAATCCATTGCAATAAAGGCAGCAAAGGACTATTTAAGAGAGCATTTCAGGGATCTGGAGATAGACAGCGATGTTATGATAGATTCAAGGATAGGCAACGGATCAATAGATCTTAGGGGCCTCTATGACACAAGGAAGTTCAAGGCCAATGATACATCCTTTGGTGTCGGCTTTGCACCATTTACAGATACGGAAACAATAGTTAAGGCAACAGAGAAGTATATCAATGGTGATTTAAAGAAGTCACTGCCACAGATAGGATACGATATAAAGGTTATGGGATTCAGAAAGAACAGGACAATAAACTTAACAGTTGCAGCTGCATACGTTGATAAATATGTAAAGGATCCAGATGAATATTATTCAGTAAAGGAGGAGCTTGTAAATAAAATAACAGATAATGCATTAAAATACACAAACAATGATGTACAGGTCTTTGTAAACACCGGTGATATAAAGGATGACAAGGTTTATTACCTAACTGTAACAGGATTATCCATGGAGAACGGCGATGACGGCTCTGTTGGCAGGGGAAACCGTGTCAATGGTTTAATAACACCGTACAGGCCAATGAGCATGGAGGCCGCTGCAGGAAAGAACCCTGTAACACATGTTGGAAAATTATACAATGTATTATCAAACATAATAGCAAACGATATAGTAAAGGAGGAGGGCGGCGACATAAAGGAGGTTCTTGTAAGGATAGTTTCACAGATAGGCAGGCCTGTTGATGAGCCCCATGTTGCAAGCATACAGGTCATCTATGAGGATAACGTTGACCCATCAAAGCACAAAAATAATATAACGGCAATAGCAGACGATAGAATAGCACATATATCTGATTTAACAAATATGTTTGTCGATGGAAAACTTGATGTTTTCTAA
- the rimI gene encoding ribosomal protein S18-alanine N-acetyltransferase, with product MAINFFGYVRKFEPRDIDRVMEIIKSSLSEYYTKGLILDLYRAWPDAFLVYDNFTTVLGFIIGSRYSGTEGRILLFAVDERYRSSGIGTYLLNEITKVMLSDGLSTMRLEVRTDNESAIRFYKKNGFSITSTLKNYYSDLSDAYLMWKII from the coding sequence ATGGCCATAAATTTTTTCGGCTATGTTAGGAAATTCGAGCCCAGGGACATAGATAGGGTAATGGAAATAATAAAATCATCGCTTTCAGAATACTATACAAAGGGTCTAATACTGGATTTATACCGTGCATGGCCTGATGCATTTCTTGTATATGATAATTTTACAACGGTTCTTGGATTTATCATTGGTTCAAGGTACTCAGGCACCGAGGGAAGAATACTACTATTTGCCGTGGATGAAAGGTACAGGTCATCCGGTATAGGAACATACCTTTTAAATGAGATAACAAAGGTTATGCTATCAGATGGTTTATCAACAATGAGGCTTGAGGTAAGGACAGATAATGAATCTGCAATAAGATTCTACAAAAAGAATGGCTTTTCAATAACATCAACACTCAAAAATTATTACAGTGATCTATCTGATGCATATCTGATGTGGAAAATAATATAA
- a CDS encoding type II glyceraldehyde-3-phosphate dehydrogenase: MIKVGINGYGTIGKRVAYAASMQDDIHVSGIVKNTPDYMAYLASRSFNIYVPDDDKIKEFEDHGIKVKGTLNDLMESSDIIVDATPEGMGMENIKIYKKKGVKAIFQGGEKSNIGDASFNAYSNYNESFKREYTRVVSCNTTALARTLYPILNDYGIENLNVTLIRRATDPNDNKKGPINAIEPSMSFPSHHADDLKTVLNLNNVYTVALKAPTTLMHVHSIEVLLKDDAKIDDIMESWLKYNRILLIEGKDNFKSTAQIMDMARELRRDRGDLYEIAIWRDSVKVIDKRLYYVQAVHQESDVIPENIDAIRSLSGIDKNESIEKTDKSLMISGGIFYGKE, translated from the coding sequence ATGATTAAAGTAGGCATCAACGGTTACGGTACCATAGGTAAAAGGGTTGCATACGCAGCTTCAATGCAGGATGATATCCATGTATCTGGCATTGTAAAAAATACACCTGATTACATGGCTTACCTTGCATCAAGGTCATTTAATATATACGTGCCCGATGATGATAAAATAAAGGAATTTGAGGATCATGGCATAAAGGTAAAGGGAACATTAAACGATTTAATGGAATCTTCAGACATTATTGTTGATGCAACCCCCGAGGGTATGGGCATGGAAAATATAAAAATTTACAAAAAGAAGGGGGTCAAGGCCATATTCCAGGGTGGTGAAAAATCAAACATTGGTGATGCAAGTTTCAATGCATATTCAAATTACAATGAATCATTTAAAAGGGAATACACAAGGGTTGTTTCATGCAATACAACAGCACTTGCAAGGACCTTATATCCCATTTTAAACGATTATGGTATAGAGAATTTGAATGTTACATTAATAAGAAGGGCAACGGATCCAAATGATAATAAGAAGGGACCAATAAACGCAATAGAGCCTTCAATGTCCTTTCCATCGCACCATGCTGATGATTTAAAAACTGTTTTAAATTTAAATAATGTTTATACAGTTGCATTAAAGGCACCAACAACATTGATGCATGTTCATTCAATAGAGGTTTTATTGAAAGATGATGCAAAAATTGACGATATTATGGAATCCTGGCTTAAATACAATAGAATACTTTTAATAGAAGGTAAGGATAATTTCAAATCGACTGCACAGATAATGGACATGGCAAGGGAGCTTAGAAGGGATCGTGGTGATTTATACGAGATAGCCATATGGCGTGATAGTGTAAAGGTGATCGATAAAAGGCTTTATTACGTTCAGGCTGTTCATCAGGAAAGCGATGTCATACCAGAGAATATAGATGCCATAAGATCATTGTCTGGCATAGATAAAAACGAATCAATAGAAAAAACTGATAAAAGTTTAATGATATCCGGAGGCATATTTTATGGAAAAGAATGA
- the radA gene encoding DNA repair and recombination protein RadA encodes MEKNDKEKRELTIEDLPGVGDATAEKLRESGYDDIMTIAVASPKDLAEISGIAEGAAIKIINAARKYADVGNFETGEEILNKRKEIKKLTTGSSNLDNLLGGGLETQSITEFFGEFGSGKTQIMHQLAVNATMPVEKNGFDSDVLIIDTENTFRPERIIQMARAKDLDPDQTLERIHVARAYNSHHQILLAEKAADMAREYRIRLLIVDSLTSHFRSEYVGRGSLAERQQLLNRHMHDLLKFGTIYNAVIAVTNQVSANPAVFFGDPMNPIGGNIVGHTATFRIYLRKAKAGKRIARLIDSPYLPEGETVITITESGITDGEK; translated from the coding sequence ATGGAAAAGAATGATAAAGAAAAGAGGGAATTAACAATTGAGGATCTTCCCGGCGTTGGTGATGCAACCGCAGAAAAGCTCAGGGAGAGCGGATACGATGACATAATGACCATAGCAGTTGCATCTCCAAAGGATCTTGCCGAGATAAGCGGCATAGCCGAGGGTGCTGCAATAAAGATAATAAACGCCGCCAGGAAGTACGCTGATGTTGGAAACTTTGAGACCGGTGAGGAGATACTTAATAAAAGAAAGGAGATAAAAAAGCTGACGACTGGAAGCAGTAACCTTGACAATCTGCTTGGTGGCGGTCTTGAAACACAGTCAATAACGGAGTTTTTTGGTGAGTTCGGCTCGGGAAAAACCCAGATCATGCACCAGCTTGCCGTGAACGCAACAATGCCCGTGGAAAAGAATGGCTTTGATTCTGATGTTCTTATTATAGATACAGAGAATACCTTCAGGCCGGAAAGGATTATTCAAATGGCCAGGGCAAAGGATCTTGATCCTGATCAAACGCTTGAAAGGATACATGTGGCAAGGGCCTATAACTCACATCACCAGATACTGCTTGCCGAGAAGGCCGCTGACATGGCCAGGGAATATAGGATAAGATTGCTAATAGTTGATTCATTAACCTCGCATTTCAGATCAGAATACGTTGGCCGTGGTTCCCTGGCCGAGAGGCAGCAGCTGCTGAACAGGCACATGCACGATCTTCTAAAGTTTGGAACAATATACAATGCGGTCATAGCCGTTACAAACCAGGTCTCTGCAAATCCTGCAGTATTTTTTGGCGATCCAATGAACCCTATAGGCGGTAACATAGTTGGACACACGGCAACATTTAGAATATATTTAAGAAAGGCCAAGGCAGGTAAGAGAATAGCAAGATTAATAGATTCACCGTATCTTCCCGAGGGTGAAACGGTCATAACAATAACGGAATCCGGAATAACTGATGGTGAAAAATAA